The following proteins are encoded in a genomic region of Brachypodium distachyon strain Bd21 chromosome 1, Brachypodium_distachyon_v3.0, whole genome shotgun sequence:
- the LOC100827745 gene encoding E3 ubiquitin-protein ligase SHPRH isoform X1, translated as MGRKKAPPSRAASGLAAAPSPSVGGGGSKSKSKSKREAKGEARRDVLVEVDGRGCPGSGRDLAELVLRDVRLDGEGKEAVDFAAVEEEYFKEDSRGRCLLHLRVRDAPEEGFRLGQWPVVPSDCVLLEYHAEKFGGGVFVSGRFDGPDEGVSGLAHLVSLGFVTLRIGECSSGPRDDSVPAIVLRVRVEVMDRAFGTCESLLEVARHPWRKSLMNVMAWVRPEVTTSAVIYGMDDLVPPTDIDGDFAPKSDSQFDLAAFYEAVKPSTGAGLLEENLPDLLPHLRPYQLRAANWMVQREKGNTVSLPNEGDVHSAPYCVPIDFVGTKSRMFYNPFNGNVSLQPEPSPPYVSGGILADEMGLGKTVELLACIFAHRSTFSIDSSVTQSRKEIDQINRQKRDRVECICGAASENSSYKGIWIQCDICDAWQHADCVGYSPKKDVTFDDDDLSSNKEKGTMKSKNRMQKRGTYSIADTEENYICPVCLELAEAAHTTIFSHATLIVCPSPILAQWHSEITRHTRPGSLNVCIYGGARNLDTGSNQKSDMTEISTADVVLTTYDVLREDLSHDSDRHDGDRHFLRFQKRYPVIPTVLTRVHWWRLCLDEAQMVESSKTSVTEMAMRLNAQHRWCITGTPIQRRLDDLFGLLRFLKTSPFDTYRWWVDIIRDPYESGDMIAMDYTHKFFKKIMWRSSKIHVSQELQLPPQEECFSWLIFSSIEEYFYQKQHATCMDHAHEIIRRLRDGANRQQQTSDSNALSNVYLSNNDTAKLLVPLLKLRQACCHPQVGSSGLCSLQRTPLSMDEILQVLIGKAKVEGEEELRKIVVALNGLAGIAIIEQKNQEAISLYKEALDLAHRNFDDFRIDPLLNLHINHNLAEMLTTSSEYLQECPRKKQPSSVCNKRKRKEADPADSDLSGIKRHKVSENGCSVLTADGPETSEDNNLTGQASTSVELDADNDSGCHSSSECFADGCLRKTCNTLKEKYLSAFATKLLIAQKDFNASLEEVTALNKELQNQGMNWWLHALDCIERNKDSSDELFRKIDNFSTKSPTALGTTGRVQTIAGLKYTVQAGIDSLQGSRQQLMVRLLEIDKTMDNPWDEDIEGQRYCPNCYDGTGSLCIQCELDDLFQGYEARLFVVKKSNNGSVIASVDEAQDLQRRKYELNHFFRNKKTNEGPEVGSDNNNPRSARQNIQVYRHPSQTETTLRAIRTHSKAVLGKQSLEIAKKHMLLFEAMRKEFSLARSLSIAQTQLLRAHDEIKMSISRMQLKENDDEPSAVNIVTREELIPYNVQFTSDKFLALSSLARIRGQLRYLKGLMLPKSGNTVAIATSFPATGQTFSGISNEPCPVCQEKILDKKMVFQCGHFMCCKCCLYLTERAAGKRQKWIMCPTCRQCTYLENVAFVVEKQSENADKQAEDLAESAVSVQGSYGTKIEAVTRRILRITSTDGAAKILVFSSWNDVLDVLEHSLCANNISYARMKGGRKSQAALCQFKGQATSINGDKVKKADSRMQPVQVLLMLIQHGANGLNLLEAQHVILLEPVLNPSAEAQAISRIHRVGQDKNTFIHRFVVKETIEDSIYKMNRGRAVCSTINRKSKNFKDELALTLKDVESLFPVAGPDQPPDQEDKNHGDSLRSLPPSVAAGLAAEMRAINGAT; from the exons atggggaggaagaaggcgccgccgtcgcgggcggcgagtgggctcgccgccgcgccgagccCTAGCGTCGGCGGTGGTGGCTCGAAGTCCAAGTCGAAGTCGAAGCGCGAGGCCAAGGGCGAGGCGAGGAGGGACGTCCTCGTGGAGGTGGATGGCCGCGGCTGCCCCGGAAGCGGCCGcgacctcgccgagctggTCCTCCGCGACGTGAGGCTCGACGGCGAGGGGAAGGAGGCGGTGGACTttgcggcggtggaggaggagtaCTTCAAGGAGGACAGCAGGGGGAGGTGCTTGCTGCATCTCCGGGTGCGGGACGCGCCGGAGGAGGGATTCAGGCTGGGCCAGTGGCCCGTGGTGCCGTCGGATTGTGTGCTCCTGGAGTACCACGCCGAGAAGTTTGGAGGCGGTGTGTTTGTCTCGGGCCGTTTCGATGGCCCTGACGAAGGCGTGTCCGGTCTCGCCCATCTGGTTAGCTTGGGGTTCGTGACGCTGCGGATTGGGGAGTGCAGCTCAGGACCGCGTGATGATTCGGTGCCGGCTATTGTACTCCGGGTTAGAGTGGAGGTGATGGACCGGGCTTTTGGTACGTGTGAATCGCTGCTGGAGGTGGCAAGGCATCCGTGGAGGAAGAGTTTGATGAATGTGATGGCTTGGGTTCGCCCTGAGGTTACAACATCGGCTGTCATATATGGGATGGATGATCTAGTCCCACCAACAGACATTGATGGTGATTTCGCCCCAAAGAGTGACTCACAATTCGATCTTGCTGCCTTCTATGAAGCTGTCAAGCCTTCAAC GGGGGCAGGGCTGTTGGAAGAGAACCTTCCTGATTTACTTCCTCATCTCCGACCATACCAACTTCGTGCAGCAAATTGGATGGTTCAACGCGAAAAGGGAAATACTGTTTCATTACCCAATGAAGGAGATGTTCATTCGGCACCCTATTGTGTTCCAATAGATTTTGTTGGCACAAAGTCCAGGATGTTCTACAACCCTTTCAA TGGAAATGTTTCATTGCAACCAGAGCCTTCTCCACCGTATGTCTCTGGAGGCATTTTGGCTG ACGAAATGGGCTTGGGGAAAACTGTTGAGCTTTTGGCTTGCATTTTTGCCCATCGTAGCACATTTTCCATAGACTCTTCTGTCACTCAAAGCAGAAAAGAAATAGATCAGATAAATAGGCAGAAAAGGGACAGGGTTGAGTGCATTTGTGGTGCTGCAAGTGAAAATTCTTCATACAAGGGAATATGGATCCAATGTGACATTTGTGATGCTTGGCAGCATGCTGATTGTGTTGGTTACTCACCCAAGAAAGATGTAACATTTGACGATGATGATCTGTCATCAAACAAGGAAAAAGGCACCATGAAATCAAAAAATAGAATGCAAAAGAGAGGCACATATTCTATTGCAGATACAGAAGAAAACTACATATGTCCAGTGTGCTTGGAACTTGCTGAAGCAGCTCATACTACTATATTCAGTCATGCTACATTGATAGTATGTCCATCACCAATATTGGCACAGTGGCACTCTGAGATTACCCG ACACACAAGGCCAGGATCTCTGAATGTTTGCATTTATGGTGGTGCAAGGAACTTGGACACAGGTTCTAACCAAAAAAGTGATATGACTGAGATAAGCACTGCTGATGTTGTTTTGACTACTTATGATGTCCTCAGAGAAGATCTATCCCATGATTCTGATCGGCATGATGGTGATCGCCATTTCTTGAGATTTCAGAAGAG GTACCCTGTCATTCCAACTGTACTAACAAGGGTCCACTGGTGGCGGCTTTGTTTGGATGAAGCTCAGATGGTAGAGTCGAGCAAAACTTCTGTAACTGAGATGGCAATGAGGCTAAATGCGCAACACCGTTGGTGTATCACAGGAACTCCAATACAACGCAGGCTTGATGATCTTTTCGGCCTTCTACGCTTTCTCAAGACAAGTCCATTTGACACATATAGATGGTGGGTGGACATTATTAGAGACCCATACGAG AGCGGAGACATGATAGCTATGGATTATACacacaagttcttcaagaaaaTCATGTGGCGGTCCTCTAAAATTCATGTCTCGCAAGAATTACAGCTGCCTCCACAAGAAGAGTGTTTCTCATGGCTgatcttttcttcaattgAAGAATATTTCTATCAGAAGCAGCATGCAACTTGCATGGACCATGCGCACGAAATTATTAGACGTTTAAGAGATGGTGCCAACAGACAGCAACAAACATCAG ATTCAAATGCTTTATCAAATGTGTATCTCTCCAATAATGATACCGCCAAACTTCTAGTCCCGCTGCTTAAGCTTCGGCAGGCCTGTTGCCACCCGCAAGTGGGTAGTTCCGGTCTCTGCTCCCTGCAACGTACTCCTTTGTCAATGGATGAAATTTTACAG GTTCTTATTGGTAAAGCAAAAGTTGAAGGGGAGGAAGAACTTAGAAAAATTGTCGTTGCCCTGAATGGTCTTGCTGGAATAGCTATCATTGAACAAAAGAACCAAGAAGCTATCTCTTTGTACAAAGAAGCATTAGATTTGGCTCATCGAAATTTTGATGATTTCCGCATTGACCCGTTGTTGAATCTTCATATCAACCACAATCTTGCGGAGATGCTCACAACTAGTTCTGAGTATTTACAAGAATGCCCACGAAAAAAACAACCTTCTTCAGTCTGCAATaaacgaaaaagaaaagaagctgACCCTGCGGATTCAGATTTAAGTGGCATAAAGCGACATAAAGTATCTGAGAATGGCTGTTCAGTTTTGACAGCTGATGGTCCTGAAACCTCCGAGGACAACAATCTTACTGGACAAGCATCCACAAGTGTAGAGTTGGACGCAGATAATGATTCTGGATGCCACTCGTCATCTGAATGTTTCGCTGATGGTTGCTTGAGAAAGACTTGCAACAcactgaaagaaaaatatttgtcaGCTTTTGCTACAAAGCTACTAATAGCACAGAAGGATTTCAATGCATCACTTGAAGAG GTCACAGCTCTTAATAAAGAACTACAAAATCAAGGTATGAATTGGTGGCTACATGCTTTAGACTGCATTGAGAGGAACAAGGATTCATCCGATGAGCTCTTTAGGAAGATTGATAATTTTTCCACTAAGAGCCCCACTGCCTTGGGTACAACTGGAAG GGTTCAAACTATTGCTGGCTTGAAGTATACCGTTCAAGCTGGTATTGATTCCCTGCAAGGATCAAGGCAACAATTGATGGTTAGGCTTTTGGAAATTGACAAAACAATGGATAATCCATGGGACGAGGACATTGAGGGTCAGAGATATTGTCCGAACTGCTACGATGGTACCGGTTCTTTGTGCATACAGTGTGAATTAGATGACCTGTTTCAG GGGTATGAGGCACGGCTGTTTGTTGTTAAGAAATCAAACAATGGTTCTGTTATTGCTTCAGTAGATGAAGCGCAGGATTTGCAAAGGCGAAAATATGAGTTGAACCACTTCTTCCGCAACAAAAAAACTAATGAAGGACCTGAAGTTGGCAGTGACAATAACAATCCAAGATCAGCCCGGCAAAACATACAG GTCTACAGGCATCCTTCTCAAACTGAGACTACCCTAAGGGCTATTCGAACCCACTCAAAGGCAGTGTTGGGAAAGCAATCTTTGGAAATTGCTAAGAAACATATGCTTCTTTTTGAG GCTATGCGTAAGGAGTTTTCTCTTGCCAGGAGCCTGTCAATTGCTCAGACCCAATTATTGCGTGCTCATGATGAGATCAAGATGTCTATCTCAAGGATGCAGCTCAAAGAGAATGATGATGAGCCCAGTGCTGTCAATATTGTAACCAGAGAAGAGCTCATACCATACAACGTGCAGTTCACAAGTGACAAATTCTTGGCTCTTTCTTCTTTAGCTCGTATAAGAGGCCAACTCCGGTACTTGAAG GGATTGATGCTGCCCAAGTCAGGCAACACTGTTGCTATAGCGACTTCCTTCCCTGCCACAGGGCAAACCTTTTCCGGCATTAGCAATGAACCATGCCCAGTTTGTCAGGAGAAGATTCTCGACAAGAAAATGGTTTTCCAATGTGGTCATTTCATGTGTTGCAAGT GCTGTCTTTACCTAACAGAACGAGCTGCTGGGAAGCGCCAAAAATGGATTATGTGTCCTACATGTCGCCAATGTACATATCTCGAGAATGTTGCTTTTGTAGTTGAGAAACAGAGTGAAAATGCTGATAAACAAGCTGAGGATTTGGCAGAAAGCGCTGTTTCTGTCCAAGGTTCATACGGAACAAAG ATTGAAGCTGTGACAAGAAGGATTTTGAGGATCACTTCAACTGATGGAGCAGCGAAAATACTTGTTTTTTCTAGTTGGAATGATGTTCTTGATGTATTAGAGCACTCCCTTTGTGCTAACAATATCTCTTATGCCCGGATGAAAGGAGGAAG AAAATCACAGGCAGCACTCTGTCAATTCAAAGGTCAGGCAACCAGTATAAATGGAGACAAAGTGAAGAAGGCAGATTCCAGAATGCAGCCTGTTCAAGTATTGCTAATGCTTATACAGCATGGTGCAAACGGTCTGAATCTACTGGAAGCACAACACGTAATTCTGTTGGAGCCAGTACTAAACCCATCAGCTGAGGCACAAGCTATCAGTAGGATCCATAGAGTTGGGCAAGACAAGAACACATTTATCCACCGTTTTGTT GTGAAGGAAACAATAGAAGATAGCATATACAAAATGAACAGGGGTAGAGCTGTCTGCTCCACTATCAACCGCAAATCAAAAAACTTCAAAGACGAGCTTGCACTGACTCTGAAGGATGTGGAGTCACTGTTTCCTGTGGCGGGTCCTGATCAGCCTCCGGATCAGGAGGATAAGAACCATGGTGATAGCTTGAGGAGTTTGCCCCCGTCTGTTGCTGCGGGGTTAGCTGCTGAAATGAGGGCTATCAATGGAGCAACATGA
- the LOC100827745 gene encoding E3 ubiquitin-protein ligase SHPRH isoform X2, whose amino-acid sequence MGRKKAPPSRAASGLAAAPSPSVGGGGSKSKSKSKREAKGEARRDVLVEVDGRGCPGSGRDLAELVLRDVRLDGEGKEAVDFAAVEEEYFKEDSRGRCLLHLRVRDAPEEGFRLGQWPVVPSDCVLLEYHAEKFGGGVFVSGRFDGPDEGVSGLAHLVSLGFVTLRIGECSSGPRDDSVPAIVLRVRVEVMDRAFGTCESLLEVARHPWRKSLMNVMAWVRPEVTTSAVIYGMDDLVPPTDIDGDFAPKSDSQFDLAAFYEAVKPSTGAGLLEENLPDLLPHLRPYQLRAANWMVQREKGNTVSLPNEGDVHSAPYCVPIDFVGTKSRMFYNPFNGNVSLQPEPSPPYVSGGILADEMGLGKTVELLACIFAHRSTFSIDSSVTQSRKEIDQINRQKRDRVECICGAASENSSYKGIWIQCDICDAWQHADCVGYSPKKDVTFDDDDLSSNKEKGTMKSKNRMQKRGTYSIADTEENYICPVCLELAEAAHTTIFSHATLIVCPSPILAQWHSEITRHTRPGSLNVCIYGGARNLDTGSNQKSDMTEISTADVVLTTYDVLREDLSHDSDRHDGDRHFLRFQKRYPVIPTVLTRVHWWRLCLDEAQMVESSKTSVTEMAMRLNAQHRWCITGTPIQRRLDDLFGLLRFLKTSPFDTYRWWVDIIRDPYESGDMIAMDYTHKFFKKIMWRSSKIHVSQELQLPPQEECFSWLIFSSIEEYFYQKQHATCMDHAHEIIRRLRDGANRQQQTSDSNALSNVYLSNNDTAKLLVPLLKLRQACCHPQVGSSGLCSLQRTPLSMDEILQVLIGKAKVEGEEELRKIVVALNGLAGIAIIEQKNQEAISLYKEALDLAHRNFDDFRIDPLLNLHINHNLAEMLTTSSEYLQECPRKKQPSSVCNKRKRKEADPADSDLSGIKRHKVSENGCSVLTADGPETSEDNNLTGQASTSVELDADNDSGCHSSSECFADGCLRKTCNTLKEKYLSAFATKLLIAQKDFNASLEEVTALNKELQNQGMNWWLHALDCIERNKDSSDELFRKIDNFSTKSPTALGTTGRVQTIAGLKYTVQAGIDSLQGSRQQLMVRLLEIDKTMDNPWDEDIEGQRYCPNCYDGTGSLCIQCELDDLFQGYEARLFVVKKSNNGSVIASVDEAQDLQRRKYELNHFFRNKKTNEGPEVGSDNNNPRSARQNIQVYRHPSQTETTLRAIRTHSKAVLGKQSLEIAKKHMLLFEAMRKEFSLARSLSIAQTQLLRAHDEIKMSISRMQLKENDDEPSAVNIVTREELIPYNVQFTSDKFLALSSLARIRGQLRYLKGLMLPKSGNTVAIATSFPATGQTFSGISNEPCPVCQEKILDKKMVFQCGHFMCCKCCLYLTERAAGKRQKWIMCPTCRQCTYLENVAFVVEKQSENADKQAEDLAESAVSVQGSYGTKIEAVTRRILRITSTDGAAKILVFSSWNDVLDVLEHSLCANNISYARMKGGSFLDCYMREVFCIC is encoded by the exons atggggaggaagaaggcgccgccgtcgcgggcggcgagtgggctcgccgccgcgccgagccCTAGCGTCGGCGGTGGTGGCTCGAAGTCCAAGTCGAAGTCGAAGCGCGAGGCCAAGGGCGAGGCGAGGAGGGACGTCCTCGTGGAGGTGGATGGCCGCGGCTGCCCCGGAAGCGGCCGcgacctcgccgagctggTCCTCCGCGACGTGAGGCTCGACGGCGAGGGGAAGGAGGCGGTGGACTttgcggcggtggaggaggagtaCTTCAAGGAGGACAGCAGGGGGAGGTGCTTGCTGCATCTCCGGGTGCGGGACGCGCCGGAGGAGGGATTCAGGCTGGGCCAGTGGCCCGTGGTGCCGTCGGATTGTGTGCTCCTGGAGTACCACGCCGAGAAGTTTGGAGGCGGTGTGTTTGTCTCGGGCCGTTTCGATGGCCCTGACGAAGGCGTGTCCGGTCTCGCCCATCTGGTTAGCTTGGGGTTCGTGACGCTGCGGATTGGGGAGTGCAGCTCAGGACCGCGTGATGATTCGGTGCCGGCTATTGTACTCCGGGTTAGAGTGGAGGTGATGGACCGGGCTTTTGGTACGTGTGAATCGCTGCTGGAGGTGGCAAGGCATCCGTGGAGGAAGAGTTTGATGAATGTGATGGCTTGGGTTCGCCCTGAGGTTACAACATCGGCTGTCATATATGGGATGGATGATCTAGTCCCACCAACAGACATTGATGGTGATTTCGCCCCAAAGAGTGACTCACAATTCGATCTTGCTGCCTTCTATGAAGCTGTCAAGCCTTCAAC GGGGGCAGGGCTGTTGGAAGAGAACCTTCCTGATTTACTTCCTCATCTCCGACCATACCAACTTCGTGCAGCAAATTGGATGGTTCAACGCGAAAAGGGAAATACTGTTTCATTACCCAATGAAGGAGATGTTCATTCGGCACCCTATTGTGTTCCAATAGATTTTGTTGGCACAAAGTCCAGGATGTTCTACAACCCTTTCAA TGGAAATGTTTCATTGCAACCAGAGCCTTCTCCACCGTATGTCTCTGGAGGCATTTTGGCTG ACGAAATGGGCTTGGGGAAAACTGTTGAGCTTTTGGCTTGCATTTTTGCCCATCGTAGCACATTTTCCATAGACTCTTCTGTCACTCAAAGCAGAAAAGAAATAGATCAGATAAATAGGCAGAAAAGGGACAGGGTTGAGTGCATTTGTGGTGCTGCAAGTGAAAATTCTTCATACAAGGGAATATGGATCCAATGTGACATTTGTGATGCTTGGCAGCATGCTGATTGTGTTGGTTACTCACCCAAGAAAGATGTAACATTTGACGATGATGATCTGTCATCAAACAAGGAAAAAGGCACCATGAAATCAAAAAATAGAATGCAAAAGAGAGGCACATATTCTATTGCAGATACAGAAGAAAACTACATATGTCCAGTGTGCTTGGAACTTGCTGAAGCAGCTCATACTACTATATTCAGTCATGCTACATTGATAGTATGTCCATCACCAATATTGGCACAGTGGCACTCTGAGATTACCCG ACACACAAGGCCAGGATCTCTGAATGTTTGCATTTATGGTGGTGCAAGGAACTTGGACACAGGTTCTAACCAAAAAAGTGATATGACTGAGATAAGCACTGCTGATGTTGTTTTGACTACTTATGATGTCCTCAGAGAAGATCTATCCCATGATTCTGATCGGCATGATGGTGATCGCCATTTCTTGAGATTTCAGAAGAG GTACCCTGTCATTCCAACTGTACTAACAAGGGTCCACTGGTGGCGGCTTTGTTTGGATGAAGCTCAGATGGTAGAGTCGAGCAAAACTTCTGTAACTGAGATGGCAATGAGGCTAAATGCGCAACACCGTTGGTGTATCACAGGAACTCCAATACAACGCAGGCTTGATGATCTTTTCGGCCTTCTACGCTTTCTCAAGACAAGTCCATTTGACACATATAGATGGTGGGTGGACATTATTAGAGACCCATACGAG AGCGGAGACATGATAGCTATGGATTATACacacaagttcttcaagaaaaTCATGTGGCGGTCCTCTAAAATTCATGTCTCGCAAGAATTACAGCTGCCTCCACAAGAAGAGTGTTTCTCATGGCTgatcttttcttcaattgAAGAATATTTCTATCAGAAGCAGCATGCAACTTGCATGGACCATGCGCACGAAATTATTAGACGTTTAAGAGATGGTGCCAACAGACAGCAACAAACATCAG ATTCAAATGCTTTATCAAATGTGTATCTCTCCAATAATGATACCGCCAAACTTCTAGTCCCGCTGCTTAAGCTTCGGCAGGCCTGTTGCCACCCGCAAGTGGGTAGTTCCGGTCTCTGCTCCCTGCAACGTACTCCTTTGTCAATGGATGAAATTTTACAG GTTCTTATTGGTAAAGCAAAAGTTGAAGGGGAGGAAGAACTTAGAAAAATTGTCGTTGCCCTGAATGGTCTTGCTGGAATAGCTATCATTGAACAAAAGAACCAAGAAGCTATCTCTTTGTACAAAGAAGCATTAGATTTGGCTCATCGAAATTTTGATGATTTCCGCATTGACCCGTTGTTGAATCTTCATATCAACCACAATCTTGCGGAGATGCTCACAACTAGTTCTGAGTATTTACAAGAATGCCCACGAAAAAAACAACCTTCTTCAGTCTGCAATaaacgaaaaagaaaagaagctgACCCTGCGGATTCAGATTTAAGTGGCATAAAGCGACATAAAGTATCTGAGAATGGCTGTTCAGTTTTGACAGCTGATGGTCCTGAAACCTCCGAGGACAACAATCTTACTGGACAAGCATCCACAAGTGTAGAGTTGGACGCAGATAATGATTCTGGATGCCACTCGTCATCTGAATGTTTCGCTGATGGTTGCTTGAGAAAGACTTGCAACAcactgaaagaaaaatatttgtcaGCTTTTGCTACAAAGCTACTAATAGCACAGAAGGATTTCAATGCATCACTTGAAGAG GTCACAGCTCTTAATAAAGAACTACAAAATCAAGGTATGAATTGGTGGCTACATGCTTTAGACTGCATTGAGAGGAACAAGGATTCATCCGATGAGCTCTTTAGGAAGATTGATAATTTTTCCACTAAGAGCCCCACTGCCTTGGGTACAACTGGAAG GGTTCAAACTATTGCTGGCTTGAAGTATACCGTTCAAGCTGGTATTGATTCCCTGCAAGGATCAAGGCAACAATTGATGGTTAGGCTTTTGGAAATTGACAAAACAATGGATAATCCATGGGACGAGGACATTGAGGGTCAGAGATATTGTCCGAACTGCTACGATGGTACCGGTTCTTTGTGCATACAGTGTGAATTAGATGACCTGTTTCAG GGGTATGAGGCACGGCTGTTTGTTGTTAAGAAATCAAACAATGGTTCTGTTATTGCTTCAGTAGATGAAGCGCAGGATTTGCAAAGGCGAAAATATGAGTTGAACCACTTCTTCCGCAACAAAAAAACTAATGAAGGACCTGAAGTTGGCAGTGACAATAACAATCCAAGATCAGCCCGGCAAAACATACAG GTCTACAGGCATCCTTCTCAAACTGAGACTACCCTAAGGGCTATTCGAACCCACTCAAAGGCAGTGTTGGGAAAGCAATCTTTGGAAATTGCTAAGAAACATATGCTTCTTTTTGAG GCTATGCGTAAGGAGTTTTCTCTTGCCAGGAGCCTGTCAATTGCTCAGACCCAATTATTGCGTGCTCATGATGAGATCAAGATGTCTATCTCAAGGATGCAGCTCAAAGAGAATGATGATGAGCCCAGTGCTGTCAATATTGTAACCAGAGAAGAGCTCATACCATACAACGTGCAGTTCACAAGTGACAAATTCTTGGCTCTTTCTTCTTTAGCTCGTATAAGAGGCCAACTCCGGTACTTGAAG GGATTGATGCTGCCCAAGTCAGGCAACACTGTTGCTATAGCGACTTCCTTCCCTGCCACAGGGCAAACCTTTTCCGGCATTAGCAATGAACCATGCCCAGTTTGTCAGGAGAAGATTCTCGACAAGAAAATGGTTTTCCAATGTGGTCATTTCATGTGTTGCAAGT GCTGTCTTTACCTAACAGAACGAGCTGCTGGGAAGCGCCAAAAATGGATTATGTGTCCTACATGTCGCCAATGTACATATCTCGAGAATGTTGCTTTTGTAGTTGAGAAACAGAGTGAAAATGCTGATAAACAAGCTGAGGATTTGGCAGAAAGCGCTGTTTCTGTCCAAGGTTCATACGGAACAAAG ATTGAAGCTGTGACAAGAAGGATTTTGAGGATCACTTCAACTGATGGAGCAGCGAAAATACTTGTTTTTTCTAGTTGGAATGATGTTCTTGATGTATTAGAGCACTCCCTTTGTGCTAACAATATCTCTTATGCCCGGATGAAAGGAGGAAG TTTCCTAGATTGTTACATGAGGGAAGTCTTCTGCATATGCTGA